The DNA window ACGATTCCTACATACGACATTGCAGACCGTTTACCGGGCATACAACCCCCAGGGTGCCGAGACTACAGCCGCAGTTATTCATCTCGCGCGTTCTCTTTCTGGCAGAAAGCGACCACCGCTGCCCACTCGCCAGTCCAGCACCAAGCTCGAAACACCATTTCAAGACAGCGACATCTCCAAGAGCGCACCCGATCCTGAGGCAGATGCAGATCAGGCCGCCGAGGGTGAGGCTGATCTAGTATCGCGCCTCTTACAGTCATTTGTTACGAGTATCCTCGAAGCATATGTCAACTCAAATAGGCTTGAGTGGGCGGCACGGCACTTGGAGTATTACAATCCGGAGAGGATCGTGCCGGGGAAACCTACTATGTTACAAGCTTTCAAGCAGGTCGACGAGCTCCAAGCCAAAGATGCTTTGGTTGGACAGTTGGTTGTAAGTGGCAATTCCCAATGGACAGATCTTGGTACTAATGTTCTTTCAGTCTGTAGCTCGCGATCTGGGTCTGGCGAAACTACCATCAgctgaggtcaagaaggtctTGCAGTCACCTTTTGCTGTGAATCCACTTGAAGTCGAGCCAGATCCCAAGAATCCTGAGGGTATCAAACTCTCAACTGGTGGATTTCTTTGCTTGACCGCTTATCGCATGTTTGCATCAGATATCTTTGATGCCGACTACGAACAACCTGACGCGTACATCTTTCCTGAGCATCACAATTTGCTCAAACGATTCCTCGGAGATGACCCTCAGACGCAGATAGAGAGCAACCCTGGAACTGTCGAGGCCTTGTTAGTCATTGCACTGTGGCTCCACGACCAGAAGCGCATTATCGGACCTAAAGGAACCGACGATAAGGATGTGACCTTCATGTCGTACCACCACCTACTTACGCTCATTTCCgtcttccatccatcattgCGGGTACGGAATGCAGCCACTGTGCTAGCGGGTCACATCCTTCACGAAGATCCCCACGAGGAAGACAGATTGGGTATTTTGGAAGACTTGTTGGAAAACTGCATGTTCTCGTCACTGAAAGCATGCGCAGTGACATGGCTACGCGAGGAGATCATTGCCGCCCGCAAGGCTGGCTCTACGGGCCGCTTTGCCGATCCGGACTGCCTGGACACACTTCAGTATACCCtctttgaggatcttgagtcCCTTGCTGAGACAGACTTGGAGGCCTTGTGGGAGTTTTGGGTCCAGTTCGCACCCTTCCATCTTCAGGTTGCCAACTTCGCTCTGTTCTTATTCGGTGGTCAAGATTTCAAGCACTTGGTTCCTGCTGGAATGGCCGCAGCAGTTGAGCATCGATACGCAAGCCCATTGCTGGCAGCCGCCAAGCGCCTGAGAGAGGCaatagataaaaaggatattGATGGACAGGGGCAAGAAGACGAGGTTTCGATGCAGCTAGGCATCTTGGCCGATACCCTCGAGCGTGTTCCATTACAGTAGAGCTTGATGACTATGGATTATAGTGGCGTTGCAGCTGATTTAGGGTATATTGGAGTACGGCATTTGTAAATACATAGTAAATGGCGACGGCTGCAGTGTTTTCCGGTTAAGAAACGTGAACATGTCGTTAATGGTATTACGTATTTTCATATCGTCATGCCCACCCTCAACATGTCCATGACTGGTGTTTTCGGGTTTGTGACTTAGAACCTCAAGTGACATAAACTTAGGTAGATATAAATATGTTAGTCTAGTAAAGTAGATACCACCTGTTCACCTGAGTTCAATTCCTCGAGGTCCTACAATATATCTCCGATTTTGAAATGTAGCTATAGGGTAGTGCAAAATAGCTTCAGCTGTCCGGAGCATACAGTCCGTCTGAGCCAGGCGATGATGCATAAGGAAATTAGCCTTGTTCCCATGTTTCTATTACTGAGTCAGGGTCTTCAGTTCTGCCGCTACTggatgtaggtaggtaggtatgtagTCGGAGGACGGTGACCAATTGCTGGTCCAGGCTACTGGTTAGGTAAAATGCCACTACTGGTTGAGTTTACTAGAGCCGGAAAGATAACTTACAACATTGGTTACTGTACTCCAGATCGAGATGTGTAACTCATTGAGTCGTTGGAGCCACACAACTAAGGgaggctggctggctggcgaCTCATACCTACCGaggtacctactaggtaGTAGTTGGGGTGCCAGAGCAAGATATGGATGGTCACGAGACACGCGTAGACAAAACTTATTGTTACCGTACCTactatacctaggtaggtacctaccttacttGAAGACGCCGACTTGACGATGCGAtgtgatgcgatgcgatgcagCGCATAAGCATAAATGCAGCCCTTTCGAAGCTTGAAACGCGGCATCTGTCCCGAGAGAACTAAATTAGCGGTGCATCATCGACGATTCTTCGCCTGTTCCTTGTTCTGAATGAGACCTTGTGTGACCCCATCAATCCTTTTAGCCTTAGTCTTGCGGAGCAAAAGCAGCTAAAACCGCCGAACGCCAAGGGGTTCCGCTGTGGATAACGCGGCAAGTGACATCATTGTATCCTTCTCAACCAGAATTTGGGGAAGGAGAGAtccatacctaggtaaggtCACCTCGTGACGCTTCATGGAACGGGACGGCTCGGAAATTTGTTCATGGCACTTCGGACTGCCTAGGCCTTGATCATAGATTCTTCATTTCTTTCACCCTTTTTACACTGTAAATCATGGGCTGCTATTTGCGACTCCGGTAGCAACTAACGTACTGCCAAGTGTGCAAACAACGACAAACCACTCTGTGTTTCTGTGAAACGATAACGACGCCAGTTCGTCACAGCAGACTGACAGATATACTGTTCAATTGTCCCTAACCAAGCAACCTTCCTTCAGGCACAACTCAAGAAATACACCACAAAACCTCTGGAAAACGAAAGGAACTGCTCGTACAGTGCCATGGATTCTCCACAAGAAGAccccaacaagctcaagcttgaagTGTCAGAGCAACGCCGCAACAATGACGATAGGCAACAATCTACGACACTAATCACAGATAGTCATGGGGGTGTCGCCTACCCTGCTCCTATCCCACCCCCAGTACAATCCCCCGAAAGTCCAGTGTCGCCGCGAAGCCCTAAGGACAACATCGACCCTGGTGGCGGCGTTCAACAAACACCAGTCAAGTCAGAGCCTGCACATCTGCCATCGGCAGACGATTCAATCTCACCTAGGAAGTCGCCAGCCCAAAAGAGTCGACCAAGACCGACCAAGTCCTGGCAGACTGAGCAACCACGGCGCGATCATCACCACCGTTCCTACTTTCGTCCCGGCCCAGCGAGAGCTGGCACCTCATATTTGAACAAGGCGATCTGGGAAGCACCAGAGGACCCAAGACTCAGCTCAAGTGATAGTTCGATAGCATCGGCTGGCAAGGATGAGCTACAAACCAGCCAGCAGGAATCGCATCACAGCGAacacaagaagaaagcagcCGAGAAAGCAAGCGGGAAGGCGAGCCACGACGAGCATAAATACGGCCGTTTCAACATTGGTAATCAGAACTACCAAACATCCGGCAAGGTAAAAAAGGATGGTCGTTTGCGCATCACGGTCAACGAGACTGCAGGCACTGGATACTTGACTAAGGCTTTGGGTGCAGCTGTCAATAAGGTCACTCCCGCAAAGGCTGAACAAGCGGACAGGGCGTCAACTCTCAAAATTCCCGAAAGCCCACGCAGGACATCTTCTTCGACAGCTGTTGCGGATCCCAGACCCCAAGCACGCTTGAACATTGTGATCATGGTCATTGGTTCACGAGGAGATGCCCAACCCTTCTTGAAGATAGGCAAGGTTTTGAAAGAGGATTATGGACACCGAGTACGCATCGCTACGCACCCAGCGTTTCGCGAATTTGTCGAAAAAGATTCTGGTCTTGAGTTCTTCTCTGTTGGGGGCGATCCATCAGAGCTCATGGCTTTTATGGTCAAGAATCCAGGTCTGATCCCAACACTTGAGACAGTCAAGGCTGGAGATATTGGGAGACGGCGAGCCGCAATGGCCACCATGTTTGATGGTTTCTGGCGAGCATGCATCAATGCCACAGACGATGAATCGGACCGCCAGAACTTAAAGATGATGGGCGAAAAGGACCCTTTTGTCGCGGacgtcatcatcgccaacccCCCGAGCTTTGCACATATTCACTGCGCCGAAGCACTTGGTATTCCTGTTCATTTAATGTTTACCTTTCCTTACACACCtacacaagctttccctCATCCCTTGGCAAGCATCAAGAATTCCAATGTGGACCCTGGATACACAAACTTCATCTCTTATCCCCTAGTCGAGATGATGGTATGGCAAGGTCTGGGAGATCTGCTCAACGAATTTCGTGTCAAGACTTTAGCTCTAGATCCTGTCTCGACTCTTTGGGCTCCGGGTGCAACATATCGCCTGCATGTGCCATTCACATACTTGTGGTCACCGGGCCTTGTCCCGAAGCCACAAGACTGGGGAAGCGAGGTTGACGTGGCTGGCTTCGTatttcttgacttggcttcAACCTTTGAGCCACCGACGGACCTGGAGGAATTTCTAGCAGCTGGGGAGACTCCAATCTACATTGGGTTTGGAtcgattgttgttgatgatgcagaCAAGTTCACACACATGATCTTCAAAGCTGTCGAGCTGGCTGGAGTTCGTGCCCTGGTATCTAAGGGCTGGGGTGGACTTGGTGGTGACGATGTTCCGGAGAATATCTTCATGCTTGACAACACCCCTCATGACTGGCTTTTCCCGAGAGTCAAGGCATGCGTCATTCACGGAGGCGCCGGAACAACAGCCATTGCGCTCAAATGTGGCAAGCCTACAATGATCGTTCCCTTCTTCGGCGACCAAAACTTTTGGGGTAAGATGGTGAGCAATGCAAATGTTGGACCGGAGCCAGTGCCATACAAACACCTGAACGCCGAAAAGCTTGCTGAAGGCATTGGATTTTGTCTTACGGAAAACGCAAGGGATGCTGCTGGAGCAATCGCCAAACGAATCGCAGAGGAGGGTGATGGCGCTGTTAATGCCGTCAAAGAGTTTCACAGACAGCTGAGCCTAAGGAGCCCGAGTCTCTTGCGATGCTCCCTTCTCAAAGATCACATAGCAGTCTGGGAGTTGAAAAACACCAATATAAAACTGGGTGCTTTGGCTGCCGACATCCTAGTGGACAACGGCCTGTTGACCTGGAAGCGCCTGAGACTTCTCAGGCATGTGGAATGGAATGACTTTGAAGGCCCCGGCGAACCTGTCACAGGAATTGCCGGATCCATAGCTAGCACAGTCGGTGAAGCATTTCACGGCGTTGCAAGTGTTCCTTACCATTGGgcaaaaagaacaagatcaatcagcaagaagaagaaccagaggAATGCTAAGAAATCTAGGAAGCCAAGCAACAGCATAACACGACACAATCCGGCGGACTCTGATGACCCAGTGGATGCTGCCTCGTTGCACACCGAGACGACAGCTGGGGACGCTGGAGGTCAGTATGTAGGCGACATAGCGAGCGGCGTGGAAAGGACAGCTACTGCCATCGCCAAGGCGCCGGTGGATCTCTCGATGGCACTCGCACAAGGCTTCCACAATGCTCCTCGACTCTATGGCGACAATACGGTACGTCGTCCCATTCGAGTGACAGGCTTCCATTCTGGCCTCCGGGCAGCCCGGCATGAGTTTGCGTATGGAGTCTACGATGGCTTCACAGGAGTAGTTCGCCTGCCGGTCCGTggagcaaaagaaaatgGACCGATTGGTTTCGTCAAAGGCACAGGCATGGGACTGACAGGCTTGGTCCTCAAAAACCTCTCTGCTATTGTGGGCCCGGTTGGATATACACTCAAAGGCGTCGTGAAGCAGGCTGAAAGGTCCAAGACGCCCCAGAAATACATCCGCCGGGCCCGCATTGTCCAAGGGCAGAGGGAGTATAAGGCGCTGCCAGAAGACCAGCGAAAGCAGTTAGAAAAGGAAGTCATGGAAGGATGGCATACAATGGATGAGTTGAGAGAGAAGATCCAGGATTTGGAGAAGCAAAGAGGCATAGCGGGACAGATCGATCGAGTTCTCCTCGACACAGAAGTCATTTTCGAAGACGTGGATATTGCCAAGAGATCCCTCGAGGCGCTCAAACAGGGAAAGGCCCTAGAAGATGTGGTAGACCCGGATCGAGACCGAGGCCGTGATGGAGGAAAATCTGAGCGAAATCGAAGCATGTCGATTCGGAGATCGTTTAATTTGACAAAGAAGTCGAGGGAGGAAAAGCGCCTTACATCGCTGGCTGATGCCGAGGAAAGCACAAAGACAGGCGGGGGAGATGAAGGACCTGCTGAGATGGATAGACTGACCGTGCCAGCAAGGTAGTATCGTTTGCTCATGGGGAAGTGCATGGCGTTGGGTTGCTGTGGTCTTTGAACGCATATCATATACCCAAGGATCCTGTTTTAGACTATAGTCACATTGTAAGCTTATTGAACTGTATGATTTCGTGATTAAAGCGTCATT is part of the Fusarium fujikuroi IMI 58289 draft genome, chromosome FFUJ_chr07 genome and encodes:
- a CDS encoding probable sterol glucosyltransferase yields the protein MDSPQEDPNKLKLEVSEQRRNNDDRQQSTTLITDSHGGVAYPAPIPPPVQSPESPVSPRSPKDNIDPGGGVQQTPVKSEPAHLPSADDSISPRKSPAQKSRPRPTKSWQTEQPRRDHHHRSYFRPGPARAGTSYLNKAIWEAPEDPRLSSSDSSIASAGKDELQTSQQESHHSEHKKKAAEKASGKASHDEHKYGRFNIGNQNYQTSGKVKKDGRLRITVNETAGTGYLTKALGAAVNKVTPAKAEQADRASTLKIPESPRRTSSSTAVADPRPQARLNIVIMVIGSRGDAQPFLKIGKVLKEDYGHRVRIATHPAFREFVEKDSGLEFFSVGGDPSELMAFMVKNPGLIPTLETVKAGDIGRRRAAMATMFDGFWRACINATDDESDRQNLKMMGEKDPFVADVIIANPPSFAHIHCAEALGIPVHLMFTFPYTPTQAFPHPLASIKNSNVDPGYTNFISYPLVEMMVWQGLGDLLNEFRVKTLALDPVSTLWAPGATYRLHVPFTYLWSPGLVPKPQDWGSEVDVAGFVFLDLASTFEPPTDLEEFLAAGETPIYIGFGSIVVDDADKFTHMIFKAVELAGVRALVSKGWGGLGGDDVPENIFMLDNTPHDWLFPRVKACVIHGGAGTTAIALKCGKPTMIVPFFGDQNFWGKMVSNANVGPEPVPYKHLNAEKLAEGIGFCLTENARDAAGAIAKRIAEEGDGAVNAVKEFHRQLSLRSPSLLRCSLLKDHIAVWELKNTNIKLGALAADILVDNGLLTWKRLRLLRHVEWNDFEGPGEPVTGIAGSIASTVGEAFHGVASVPYHWAKRTRSISKKKNQRNAKKSRKPSNSITRHNPADSDDPVDAASLHTETTAGDAGGQYVGDIASGVERTATAIAKAPVDLSMALAQGFHNAPRLYGDNTVRRPIRVTGFHSGLRAARHEFAYGVYDGFTGVVRLPVRGAKENGPIGFVKGTGMGLTGLVLKNLSAIVGPVGYTLKGVVKQAERSKTPQKYIRRARIVQGQREYKALPEDQRKQLEKEVMEGWHTMDELREKIQDLEKQRGIAGQIDRVLLDTEVIFEDVDIAKRSLEALKQGKALEDVVDPDRDRGRDGGKSERNRSMSIRRSFNLTKKSREEKRLTSLADAEESTKTGGGDEGPAEMDRLTVPAR